Below is a genomic region from Ziziphus jujuba cultivar Dongzao chromosome 7, ASM3175591v1.
TGGACCTGCCTCTTATCTGGGATGACTCCAGAAGTAGAATCCTTTATAGCCGATTTCTACTTCTGGACTTGGGGAACCCTAATGACCTACAGCGAATGGTATCAATTATAGATGCCCAAGTTAGGGTGGAACGCGCTGTCGAAGCTGCCTTGGTGGAGGATGGATTTCGGCTAACTTCCATTCTAGCCCACTAAGGAGAAATTCATGGCCTTCTACATTCTCCGGCAGGGTAGCCTTTGACTGAACACACTGGGCACTCGTACTTGAATCAGATAAGGTTGGAAGGAACGCGCCAAAGCATTCCCTATCGGTAAATTCTTAGAGCCATCCAAGTGAATACTCTCCTTTTAGAACGCTAAGGTGCATCTTTCTTTCTCCCATTCTTTCTATTGGTCAACAACCAACCACAGTTCTCTAACATTCTTCACTACTCGTACAAGAAGGAGTCTCTTTCTGTCCTGTCTGGAGGGAATCATTTTTTCTCAATCAAGAATGCCTCAACTGGATAAATTCACTTATTTCGCACAATTCTTTTGGTCATGTCTTTTCCTCTTTACTTTCTATATTCCCATATACAATGATGGAGATGGAGTACTTGGGATCAGCAGAATTCTAAAACTATGGAACAAGCTAGTTTCACATCGGGGGAACAACATCCGGAGCAACGACCCCAACAGTTTGGAAGATGTCTTGAGAAAAGGTTTTAGCACCGGTGTATCCTATATGTACTCTAGTTTATTCGAAGTATCCCAATGGTGTAACGCTGTTGACTTATTGGGAAAAAGGAGGAAAATCACGTTGATCTCTTGTTTTGGAGAAATAAATGGCTCACGAGGAATAGAAAGaaacatattatatttgatCTCAAAGTCCTCATATAGCACTTTTTCCAATCCTGGATGGGGGATCACTTGTAGGAATGACGTAATGCTAATCCATGTTCCACATGGCCAAGGAAGCCTCATTTTTGAATCTTATTATGAAGcggaaatacaataaaactttctttaaaatgaaaaagtttTTTGACAGTTTAAACttttttgttccattttttcattctcatttttcatttataaaggAATTCAAGAACGTCCCTGATaggcattttctttttcctttataaattcaaagtcatttttttttgtattttctgggATGGGTGAAAGGCCCATGTCTTCCCTACACGTGTCCAATTGAATAAATGAATGCAGCCTCAACCAGAGAGACCGACCTACAAGTTTTCTGAAACCGAACTGAATAGAATTGTTACTTTCCATGCTTGctgaaaatcaaagaaagaagacCCATTTTCCCACGTAGTTCATCGATCAAACGAACGATTCTCTTTCAAAGTAATAAAGAGATCTTTTTGTAGTTAGACTTCTATCAGTGCAATGAAAGAACCATCCCTTCCTATTTGTTTATCCTGTCagatagaaagaaaattagGGGACCTTCTTTACCACTTTAAGGGGTGAGGGTGAAGGCGGGGGGGTTTACATACAACTGAGGCAAAGTGGTTTATGATTGAATGTTAGAGGCATTCTTATCATTTGGTAGATCCAAGTCCATGGCCTATTTCGGGTTCACTCGGAGCTTTGGCAACCACCGTAGGAGGTGTGATGTACATGCACCCATTTTAAGGGGGTGCAACACTTCTCAGTTTGGGCCTCATATTTCTCCTATATACCAtgtttgtcaggacccgtccagaatttcttccccggaaccctagacaagccctgatcccaaggaaaccctaccggaccctccaacggaaaatccggcagagcctcccctaagggatttacttaccacaatttacctgcactcaaaacacacttctaaactcatccccttattcctcccgcaaactacaaattgttccacaaatttcagcacttctcaaaaacaacaacagtccagtgcataattaaacataaatatcccaatagtatacagagctttaagaagtgctaaacaacagaaatacaacaaggctgaaagaaataatacactgaaatgaaaaaggtacagaagtacttctcgaaacacaacagcagcggaaaacttggttcgcttcggaagaacgtctaccaccacttgcacctaagggaacggaatttaagagtgtgagatgctaatcatctccgtgagtgaccctaactactgaacacctttaataataataaaaataattaagggaattgaataaataccaacaattaataaataaataataacaactgttggaaaataatattttccctcaaaactctcaccaatcgctccgtttgaaatgttccctttttaaaaccttttcacaaaacccgatgtacatacctcccgaaaaccaagggattaaaccatttgataaacaataattaaataaatacataccccaaatatataattaaaatgtaataaattataataaataattttgaacacctttggggtttaaaacactatttgcaatttacaccgacgcaccacgcgagcttcgattcggtatataactcgtaacctttagatatcgtttggtgttcgctccccgggtatccatttgggaattatccgaataaaatattaatatttttggtttgtgcactgtggttgtttaggtgcgcgcgcgagtagtggagttgatcccgaggaggatcttagttgatttgcgtgctccaggtgagtgacccatcttcaaaaattattttgggcaattaattatatttaattggtatttaatttggtatttaaattatgctcatgtggtgtgatttaattatggttttattatggtttaatttatttactatgcatgagcaaagtgtatttcggtggtatttgtacgtggttttcagtattaattttccgggcataattgggttaaatattttacgacaatattggtttaaattttataaattatgcccgcggtatttttatggttgcatctcgtacttcgagaaagttgtggtttgttgttatcactgtttcgtaccggtttggttaaataaaaatatgtgggatggtattttgtgaaaatttggtatacttcccaaggtaattttggaaaacggtacggttggttattaatgtttatttttagacgcactcatacagtattggtgttctggtgtatggtgtatggacacgtggtagtgcgcggttattatgtggtttagcgcacggttattacttcacccgtgagttgccattggaccgtgggcaggcaaggttattgttgcgcacagccgcccccctccttggccgggttgatggttttagcagctgtactgtcgggacgccgaagtgaccgttgcaggtttctctctttaaccccccggccagtcggtgctcgggatgctgggtatcggagggcatcaccggtatatggtgtggtgcgtcggtgtaaattgcaaatagtgttttaaaccccaaaggtgttcaaaattatttattataatttattacattttaattatatatttggggtatgtatttatttaattattgtttaccaaatggtttaatcccttggttttcgggaggtatgtacatcgggttttgtgaaaaggttttaaaaagggaacatttcaaacggagcgattggtgagagttttgagggaaaatattattttccaacagttgttattatttatttattaattgttggtatttattcaattcccttaattatttttattattattaaaggtgttcagtagttagggttactcacggagatgattagcatctcacactcttaaattccgttcccttaggtgcaagtggtggtagacgttcttccggagcgaaccaagttttccgctgctgttgtgtttcgagaagtacttctgtacctttttcatttcagtgtattatttctttcagccttgttgtatttctgttgtttagcacttcttaaagctctgtatactattgggatatttatgtttaattatgcactggactgttgttgtttttgagaagtgctgaaatttgtggaacaatttgtagtttgcgggaggaataaggggatgagtttagaagtgtgttttgagtgcaggtaaattgtggtaagtaaatcccttaggggaggctctgccgaattttccgttggagggtccggtagggtttccctgggatcagggcttgtctagggttccggggaaggaattctggacgggtcctgacaatgttTGTATGGTGGCGTGATGTTCTACGTGAATCCATGTTGGAAGGACATCATACAAAAGTAGTACAATCAGGACCTCGATATGGTTCTATTCTGTTCATTGTATCGGAGGTTATGttcctttttgctttttttggggCTTTTTCTCATTCTTCTTTAGCAACTACGGTAGAGATTGGAGGTATTTGGCCCCCAAAAGGGATTGGGGTTTTAGATCCTTAGGAAATCCCTTTTCTTAATACCCCTATTCGCCTTTCATCCGGAGCTGTTGTAACTTGGGCTCATCATGCTATACTCGCGGGGAAGGAAAAATGAGCAGTTTATACTTTAGTAGCTATCGTTTCACTGCCTCTAGTATTCACTGGCTTTTAAGGAATGGAATATTATCAAGAACCCTTCACTATTTCAGATAGTATTTATGGTTCTACCTTTTTCTTAGCAACTGGCTTTCATGTGATTATAGGTACTATTTTCTTGATCGTATGTGGTATTCGCCAATATCTTGGTCATCTGACCAAGGAATATCCTGGTGGCTTTGAAGCAGCTGCATGGTACTAGCATTTTGTAGATGTGGTTCAGTTATTCCCATTTGTCTCTATCTATTGGTGGGGAGGTATATGAAGGAACGAAACAGTGGATTGAGGAATGAAAGCTCGAAGACAAAGAGAACGGGGCTTTTCCAAAGAATTATTGCAGCTTTCCCACTCCCTTTGATTATCATATACAAAAAAGTGTCTTCCACTTTCCTACCAAATCTCCCTTTATTCTGGCACATAAATGAAGGGATCGAAGAGATTATGGTAGATCATGTTCACCAAGAAATGACCCGAAATTGGATCTTGGTCTATTTGAGATTGTTCTTTTTAATCGTAGTCAAAGATGTTTTCTTGTCTCTCGTTTCTTTTCCGAACAAATTGAAGAACCTAATGGATCGAACTCATCCTTGGAAGCTATGAAACATATTGGCCTTGCATTGCGGAAGGAATGTTCTG
It encodes:
- the LOC125419787 gene encoding LOW QUALITY PROTEIN: cytochrome c oxidase subunit 3 (The sequence of the model RefSeq protein was modified relative to this genomic sequence to represent the inferred CDS: substituted 6 bases at 6 genomic stop codons) codes for the protein MIECXRHSYHLVDPSPWPISGSLGALATTVGGVMYMHPFXGGATLLSLGLIFLLYTMNSGRVLTMFVWWRDVLRESMLEGHHTKVVQSGPRYGSILFIVSEVMFLFAFFGAFSHSSLATTVEIGGIWPPKGIGVLDPXEIPFLNTPIRLSSGAVVTWAHHAILAGKEKXAVYTLVAIVSLPLVFTGFXGMEYYQEPFTISDSIYGSTFFLATGFHVIIGTIFLIVCGIRQYLGHLTKEYPGGFEAAAWYXHFVDVVQLFPFVSIYWWGGI